The Doryrhamphus excisus isolate RoL2022-K1 chromosome 18, RoL_Dexc_1.0, whole genome shotgun sequence genome contains a region encoding:
- the slc25a55a gene encoding solute carrier family 25 member 55a, translating into MSQQHISLPAKLINGGIAGIVGVTCVFPIDLAKTRLQNQRQGQQVYKSMMDCLVKTVRSEGYFGMYRGAAVNLTLVTPEKAIKLAANDFFRQHFAKTGQGLTVFKEMLAGCGAGMCQVIVTTPMEMLKIQLQDAGRLAAQQQKPIIASPTKLVATNTLLSRSYNSCTLVAPTRAVSATQIAKELLQTQGIQGLYKGLGATLMRDVPFSVVYFPLFANLNKLGKPSADKSSPFYWAFLSGCIAGSTAAVAVNPCDVVKTRLQSLSKGSTEETYSGVVDCVSQIIRKEGPSALLKGAGCRALVIAPLFGIAQVMYFVGVGEYILDNSPLSMLSP; encoded by the exons ATGTCTCAGCAGCACATCAG CCTCCCAGCCAAGCTCATAAATGGCGGCATTGCCGGCATCGTTGGGGTCACATGCGTCTTCCCCATTGACTTGGCAAAGACCAGGTTACAGAACCAGAGGCAAGGTCAGCAGGTCTACAAGAGCAT gatggACTGCCTTGTCAAAACAGTTCGATCAGAGGGCTACTTTGGAATGTACAGAG GCGCAGCTGTGAATTTGACTTTGGTGACCCCCGAGAAGGCCATTAAGTTGGCTGCTAACGACTTCTTCCGCCAACATTTTGCAAAAACCGG tcAGGGGTTGACTGTGTTCAAAGAGATGCTGGCTGGTTGTGGTGCAGGCATGTGTCAAGTCATTGTCACCACACCCATGGAGATGCTCAAGATACAGTTGCAAGATGCTGGCCGACTTG CTGCCCAGCAACAAAAACCCATCATTGCATCTCCCACAAAGCTGGTAGCCACCAACACTCTGCTCAGCCGTTCCTACAACTCCTGCACTCTGGTGGCGCCTACCCGGGCCGTATCTGCTACGCAGATTGCCAAGGAACTCCTCCAGACGCAAGGCATCCAGGGCCTCTACAAAGGCCTGGGGGCAACACTGATGAG GGATGTTCCTTTTTCCGTCGTCTACTTCCCCTTGTTTGCTAACCTGAACAAGCTGGGCAAACCGAGTGCTGACAAGTCCTCTCCCTTCTACTGGGCCTTCCTCTCAGGCTGCATTGCAGGTTCTACCGCTGCAGTGGCGGTCAACCCCTGTGACG TGGTGAAGACCAGACTGCAGTCTCTCAGCAAAGGCTCGACTGAGGAGACGTACAGCGGAGTAGTGGACTGCGTGAG TCAAATAATACGCAAGGAGGGACCGTCAGCCCTCCTGAAGGGTGCCGGCTGCCGGGCCCTGGTCATCGCACCGCTGTTTGGAATCGCACAGGTCATGTACTTTGTTGGCGTTGGCGAATACATACTGGACAACTCTCCTCTCAGTATGCTGTCGCCATGA
- the tspan2a gene encoding tetraspanin-2a isoform X1 — protein MSKVHGGMKCVKYLLFVFNFIFWLSGLLVLAVGLWLRFDSETGKLLTGDDAPDTFFVAVYILLGTGGLMMLVGFFGCFGAIRESQCLLASFFACLLIIFAAEIAAGVFGFINKEQIVEEVQKFYSSSIGDVSNPNATAIALMYHKTLNCCGGSVSAASSALCEDAPEETKVKMHAYDVFRPHEYTRLEDEHFMFTCFYHLKDCLSAITDFFNEKLHIIGYVGIGIGGVMILGMIFSMVLCCAIRNSREVI, from the exons ATGAGTAAAGTGCACGGAGGGATGAAATGCGTGAAATATCTGCTGTTCGTCTTCAACTTCATCTTCTGG CTATCTGGCTTATTGGTACTGGCTGTTGGACTTTGGCTTCGCTTTGATTCCGAAACAGGGAAGCTGCTGACAGGCGATGATGCTCCTGATACCTTCTTCGTCG CTGTGTACATTCTATTGGGTACCGGAGGGTTAATGATGCTGGTCGGCTTCTTTGGTTGTTTCGGGGCCATTCGTGAATCTCAGTGTCTTCTTGCCTCG TTCTTTGCCTGCCTGCTGATCATTTTTGCTGCAGAGATTGCAGCTGGTGTGTTTGGATTCATAAACAAGGAacag ATAGTGGAGGAGGTACAAAAGTTCTACAGCAGTTCCATTGGAGACGTATCCAACCCCAACGCAACCGCCATTGCGCTCATGTATCACAAAACT CTTAACTGTTGCGGCGGCTCAGTGTCAGCGGCTTCATCCGCCCTTTGTGAAGATGCTCCAGAGGAAACCAAGGTGAAGATGCATGCTTATGATGTCTTTCGTCCACATGAGTACACTCGACTAGAAGACGAGCACTTCATGTTTACATGCTTTTATCATTTGAAGGACTGTCTGAGCGCTATCACAGACTTCTTTAACGAGAAGCTGCATATCATCGGATACGTTGGGATTGGCATCGGTGGAGTAATG ATCCTAGGGATGATCTTCAGCATGGTGCTGTGTTGTGCCATCAGGAACAGCAGGGAAGTCATATAA
- the tspan2a gene encoding tetraspanin-2a isoform X2, with amino-acid sequence MSKVHGGMKCVKYLLFVFNFIFWLSGLLVLAVGLWLRFDSETGKLLTGDDAPDTFFVAVYILLGTGGLMMLVGFFGCFGAIRESQCLLASFFACLLIIFAAEIAAGVFGFINKEQIVEEVQKFYSSSIGDVSNPNATAIALMYHKTLNCCGGSVSAASSALCEDAPEETKDCLSAITDFFNEKLHIIGYVGIGIGGVMILGMIFSMVLCCAIRNSREVI; translated from the exons ATGAGTAAAGTGCACGGAGGGATGAAATGCGTGAAATATCTGCTGTTCGTCTTCAACTTCATCTTCTGG CTATCTGGCTTATTGGTACTGGCTGTTGGACTTTGGCTTCGCTTTGATTCCGAAACAGGGAAGCTGCTGACAGGCGATGATGCTCCTGATACCTTCTTCGTCG CTGTGTACATTCTATTGGGTACCGGAGGGTTAATGATGCTGGTCGGCTTCTTTGGTTGTTTCGGGGCCATTCGTGAATCTCAGTGTCTTCTTGCCTCG TTCTTTGCCTGCCTGCTGATCATTTTTGCTGCAGAGATTGCAGCTGGTGTGTTTGGATTCATAAACAAGGAacag ATAGTGGAGGAGGTACAAAAGTTCTACAGCAGTTCCATTGGAGACGTATCCAACCCCAACGCAACCGCCATTGCGCTCATGTATCACAAAACT CTTAACTGTTGCGGCGGCTCAGTGTCAGCGGCTTCATCCGCCCTTTGTGAAGATGCTCCAGAGGAAACCAAG GACTGTCTGAGCGCTATCACAGACTTCTTTAACGAGAAGCTGCATATCATCGGATACGTTGGGATTGGCATCGGTGGAGTAATG ATCCTAGGGATGATCTTCAGCATGGTGCTGTGTTGTGCCATCAGGAACAGCAGGGAAGTCATATAA
- the ngfb gene encoding nerve growth factor, producing MRSSMLVLLLFFSAQAAAAVGEDLGAAATAHRQAPGDSIPKVDPKLFNKRRRLSPRVLFSVQPPDAEPTGSHGERRSRRRAGQPQNRGVYSVCESVSVWVGNKTKATDISGNEVTVLPDVNINNVNKKQYFFETTCHSSHAGNSGCLGIDARHWNSHCTNSHTFVRALTSFKNLVAWRLIRINVACVCVLSRKSWRQ from the coding sequence ATGAGGTCGTCTATGCTGGTCCTGTTGCTTTTCTTCAGTGCCCAGGCTGCGGCTGCCGTCGGGGAGGACTTGGGCGCCGCCGCCACCGCACACCGGCAGGCTCCAGGTGACTCCATCCCAAAAGTGGACCCTAAACTCTTCAACAAGCGGCGCAGACTCTCTCCAAGGGTGCTCTTCAGCGTTCAGCCGCCTGACGCCGAGCCGACGGGGTCTCATGGCGAGAGAAGGAGCCGGCGGCGAGCCGGCCAGCCTCAGAACCGAGGTGTGTACTCTGTGTGCGAGAGCGTCAGTGTGTGGGTGGGCAACAAGACCAAGGCCACAGACATTTCCGGGAATGAGGTGACGGTGCTGCCGGACGTCAACATCAACAATGTCAACAAGAAGCAGTACTTCTTCGAGACCACGTGTCACAGTTCCCACGCGGGGAACTCGGGCTGCCTGGGCATTGACGCCCGACACTGGAACTCTCACTGCACCAACTCACACACTTTTGTCCGAGCATTGACTTCTTTTAAGAACCTGGTGGCTTGGAGGCTCATACGCATCAACGTGGCCTGCGTGTGCGTGCTCAGTCGCAAATCATGGCGACAGTGA